The following are encoded together in the Lathyrus oleraceus cultivar Zhongwan6 chromosome 3, CAAS_Psat_ZW6_1.0, whole genome shotgun sequence genome:
- the LOC127130162 gene encoding uncharacterized protein LOC127130162, whose translation MASLPPPIAQTNDIDHYNDKPPVFDGDRFDYYASGNKVERRVMTDQQKKNYKNHHKARTVLLNVISYTEYEIITNRDTAKSIFDYLRMAHEGNSHVKETKALALIQKYEAFKTEGEEIVENMFLRFQTLIAGLKVLNKGYSTTDHVKKIIKSLPKSYRPMITALKLSKDLNNTSLEELVSSLKSREIELEEDEPKRNRKYISLKSSGRSEKTKALQAETDEESEEESEEEDELSLLSRHVNQLWKKRQGKFRGQRRISGRSESTSGSKKVGAGKELTCFECKDPGHFKNECPKLKKERPKKNFRGKKKDSEEVFSKLSRSKLESSLSKVLEKYQNLLDKYKDLKKIHVSESEAYCRLQKDFSSLSEENLILKNNNFRPQCKSLKPKMKIISKVSTGSGDIIKKYDKYFQKFLAKSLNRSLMAPIIYGVSRNETRGIGYDSNDESDSEKEDKPNTLQSFLFGVIPKGKIAYKPKAKAKPHSRFNYAYMYSYLANKPSLLITRRLTPKDLERCGYLKTR comes from the exons ATGGCTTCTCTTCCACCACCGATTGCTCAAACAAATGATATAGATCATTACAATGATAAACCTCCAGTTTTTGATGGAGATAGATTTGACTATT ATGCAAGTGGCAATAAAGTTGAAAGAAGAGTGATGACAGATCAACAGAAGAAAAACTataagaatcatcacaaagcaAGAACCGTCTTGCTAAATGTTATTTCATACACTGAGTATGAGATAATCACCAACAGAGATACTGCTAAATCTATATTTGATTATCTAAGGATGGCGCATGAAGGGAATTCACACGTCAAAGAAACCAAGGCTCTTGCCTTGATTCAAAAATATGAAGCATTCAAGACGGAGGGTGAAGAAATTGTTGAGAATATGTTCTTAAGGTTTCAGACTCTTATTGCAGGACTTAAGGTTCTTAACAAAGGGTATTCTACTACTGATCATGTTAAAAAGATCATCAAAAGTCTACCTAAGAGTTATAGACCTATGATAACTGCTCTAAAGTTATCAAAGGATCTTAACAACACTTCTCTTGAAGAACTGGTTAGTTCTTTAAAAAGTCGTGAGATTGAGCTCGAGGAAGATGAGCCCAAGAGAAATAGAAAATATATTTCTCTgaagtcttcaggaagatctgAGAAGACAAAAgctcttcaagcagaaactgATGAAGAGTCAGAAGAggaatcagaagaagaagatgaactGTCTCTTCTATCCAGGCACGTTAATCAACTCTGGAAGAAAAGGCAAGGGAAATTCAGAGGACAAAGAAGGATAAGTGGTCGTTCCGAGTCCACTTCTGGATCCAAGAAAGTTGGAGCTGGCAAAGAACTCACATGCTTTGAGTGCAAGGATCCTGGCCATTTCaagaatgaatgtcccaagttaaagaaagaaaGGCCTAAGAAGAACTTCAGAGGAAAGAAGAAGG attctgaagaggtattttctaaactTTCTCGTTCTAAGCTTGAATCTAGTTTATCTAAAGTTCTAGAAAAGTATCAGAATCTTCTGGACAAATACAAGGATCTGAAGAAGATTCATGTATCTGAATCAGAAGCTTATTGTAGGCTTCAGAAAGATTTTTCAAGTTTGAGTGAAGAAAATCTCATTTTGAAAAATAACAACTTTAGGCCTCAATGCAAGAGTCTCAAACCTAAAATGAAAATTATTTCTAAAGTCTCTACAGGCTCTGGTGATATCATAAAGAAATATgataaatatttccaaaaatttcTTGCTAAAAGCCTGAATAGAAGCTTAATGGCTCCCATTATCTATGGTGTTAGTAGAAATGAAACAAGGGGTATTGGCTATGATTCTAATGATGAATCTGATTCTGAAAAAGAGGATAAGCCAAATACTCTCCAGTCCTTTTTGTTTGGAGTTATTCCTAAAGGTAAAATTGCTTATAAACCTAAGGCTAAAGCGAAACCTCATTCCCGTttcaattatgcatacatgtatAGTTATCTTGCAAATAAACCAAGTTTATTAATAACGAGAAGACTAACCCCAAAGGATCTAGAAAGATGTGGGTACCTAAAGACAAGATAG